DNA sequence from the Polyangia bacterium genome:
GGCTGTCCTACAGGAAAAGGCCGCAATAACTCAGCCAAATGCCAGGCGGCGCGTCATGAGACGTATCATACATAGTTGAATGTCGGATTCGCTTGAAACGATGGTTCGCTCGAATTCTTTCGACAATAAGCGAT
Encoded proteins:
- a CDS encoding IS5/IS1182 family transposase — encoded protein: RLLSKEFERTIVSSESDIQLCMIRLMTRRLAFG